The DNA window TGGGATTTGATgagtttcctttttctctcacgAGCCAAAGCCAAATACTGAAGCTCTAACTTACATTAACACTAATGTTTGGATCCAACTGTTATCAGCTGCAACCCACtgaaacaaatgacaaacacattttcgaGTCACTACAGCCATAATGCACTTAGAGGATAggttcacaaacaaaaaaaaatcagccattATCAGTCATTAACCTGCAGCCATGGTAGAGtttcctttttaacattttttgttgctgtaCACCCAGACACACGGCCTTCCCTGTCCAGCAGTGCTGGATACTTGGAGGAATACAGTGGAACAGAGAGCTGTGGACATGATCTGCCACGTGTATGAACCCAGCAAGAGGTAAGACTAAACAAAGTCGGTACAGGAGACGCTTAACCTGAcccttttgttttcagcagaCCACCTGTAATTCTTTTGCTGTGCTTTTTGCAGGGAgaacctgcagctgtgtgtgggaCCCCTCCTTCACACATTGTTATCGAACATTGACAAGAAACTAGAAGGCACCTCATCTGAGCCAAACAGGTTGGACACGTTGGGGTGGATGCACCCTTTTCTTACACAAGCTTGATTGTGTTTGGTCTTTGAACGATCAACTGTTAAAATCCTCTCTCAAACAGGAAGTTATTTTTGTACTCTGCACACGACACCACGTTGATTCCCTGTCTGATGGCTTTTGGGGTTTTTGACATGAGATGGCCACCATACGCCGCCGATATCACTCTGGAGCTGCACCAACACCGACAGACCAAAGAGGCCTTTGTGAAGGTGTCATACATCGGCCAGGTAGGGGGTGAGAATGGGTCATCGTGTCTTTATCTgataaactgtttgttttcttgcaatTGACTCCAAGTTACTTGTGCTTTCTGCAGGATCAACTTATACAAGGTTGTAGTGCAGTCTACTGCCCCCTGGAGGAGTTCAAACATGCCCTCTCATCGTACTCATTGAGTTCTGAACTCTACCACTCACTTTGTGACAACACTGAGGGCTTGACCAAGCCCTGAACACATCTCAACACAGGGCTACATGACAGTACACTCTGACAGTTATCACACttcacgcttttttttttttttttaaacatcctcACTTTTTAATCCATCCAGCCACTCTCAGTCATTATACCTCACTGTCGGACTACACCAGGCGAGACTTTAGTGAGTGCACAAATCCTGGATTAAAGCCTctaagtttttctttttttttctcacaactTACATTTAACCATGGCAGCATTTTTTTCTATAGAGGTAAATTGATTTAATGATTATTGCATATTGATAAGAGTATGTGTTGAAGATTTTGCTATACAGTGTTTGCCTGATATcaaatgtgtttgcatgcactTAGTCTGGCTTTAATTATGAAGACTGGCGCAATccaatgttttttctcattgtgaacaatttaaacaaaaagtcTTTCCATCTCTTGGATGACAAACATGTAGTTTCCTATAAATAATTCCTCAAAATAGCTGGGCAATAGTTTTCACAAATGTGGCAAATTTGGTATTAAGAGTACCTACGACTAGGACAGTGACAACATTGCCCATGTTCTTCGCAACaaaggaacatgtcacccaATAAAGTGGTGTGTGGCacttgaatgtgttttgtttagttttagaCAAAACTGGAGCAATATGGCATTGAGCAATAACTATACCAGGCAAGACCTGTTAGAAGGTTAAAAATGAAGTtggttttgctcttttttggggggtgttAAAGGAACAATACTGGGGTATTAACAGCCTTTTCCTTATAATATCTAAAGGTTGACCAATGTGGCATCATCAATGCCTATATTTGATTGCTGATGCAACTCAAATTTGGTTGTGTTCACGATCAAATCCTTCATAATCATGTCATTCCTCAGGGGAATACCAAGCAtttcatgtactgtatttaatGTTGGTTAACAAACAAGTGCAGAGAGTGGTTTTTACATTAGTATGGAGGTGAATGCCTTCATAATCATATAGAGCCTGTAGAAAGGgaagtgtttgaaaatgaaagattagGTTGCCTTCTTACTGGGAGTGTCAGACCACAGTATAATGTATACATGAAAACATGTCCATTATACACACCTGAGCTACTGTGTTACAATAACACGCATCATACCTCATAAGGGGCAGTTTCCCATGGTCTACTGCTTAAAATGCAAAAGTTTGGTTTGGACTGATgtgatataaataaagatttcaaTCAGTGTGACTGTCAAATTACTCTTTCTTTAAGGGGTTCTGTACCTTTCCTACCAGCCAGTAAAGATTCAAAACTTTGGTTAGACCAACAGAACTAGCTTAGTTGGGTTCAAATGCAACAACTTGCATCTATTTTAGAAGTGTGATGTCCTCTGAAAATAGCTCTCAGTAAGTACCTCCTGATAAAGCCTGGCAATGCTGCTTCTTGGTATGACTTGCTCTCTTTGTTCCAGCTAAATGTTGGTGAGCTGGTTTGACATGTAGAATGACAAAGACACCACCTGGTCCACATAACTGACTACATGTGAATAGTCAAGAGCCacgtggacacacacatgcgcacacacacacactccatagACAACATGTATATACCAAAACAATATCTTTTATTTGTAGTCCATCACCACAGCCCTGGTAGGCTATTCTGCACCAAAGCCAATGGAGAAACACATGACAAGCTTATACaatagagaaaagagaggaagtcAACTGGATGGTAAGCAgtatgtgtttacatttctgtgtgtctcaCTCTGGACACCACACCTGCCTTACTAATTTCTTTTTACCAGATCTACCTAGCTCTAGTTCTATAACACCTGGCATACCTGCTGTGGCATTCAGCCACTCCTGTCCCATTCTGCTGACCGTTTGGGGATTATTGCTGTGGGAATGATTATTACCCAGAGTCAACAAgagagtcaaaacaaaacaggaacacaacaggaacaagaagaacaCACATAGCACATCTGGGTATTAGCAGTATTATTCACGCTGGCGAGTTGAGTTGAGTCCTGAAAGTTTTGGAGCACCAAGTCAAATGTCATCCACAACTTGAAATGGACTGGGGCTTGTCATTGTGCTGCAAAGCTGCCAGGATCCTCACACTTAATGTGTTGCTCTCAATGGTAAAAATAGAGAAAGAAGACGCTTTCTGCAGACGGTccatgtttgtgcttttttaatAATACTATTATCTTAATGAGGTCATAGTTTGGTTTGTTATACACTGGAGTTacaaaggaaattaaaatagACTAAAATTCGAATAGCCCACCAATGGTAAACAGTACAGTATTTTTAGGGGGCGTTCCTCCCCCAATGAAAGTTGGGTAAGAGGAGTTGAGAGGTCACTGATAGAATGCCtatacatacagacacatacatacataccacacaaacatacagtctgtcacacacacgcactcacacgtATATACTGTACAGAAACAGTCAAAACAATGGAGCGAGAGACAAGATGGAGTTCCACTAAAGTCTTCACAAAGCACAAATTCTTCTCATTCCTTTCTCTTGTTCCATACCACTTTCAtgacaaatttgttttttttaatttgaaaaaagtaGACATATACTGTAGCATCTCCACGCTGACTTGTTAAGTTGATTCCTCTTTGATGCTGAAGTCATCTTTATAGTCAGataatcaaaaaaacacaagaacagtTTTTGCGAAATTGATGCACAACAATCCCATACATTCTGAAGTTCATGAGTCAAAATTAAATGTTCTTGTGGCAAAAGTACTCCAATCTGGGCCTGTCTGAGTCTCCATTGGAATAGTTCCCACAGGACATTACCAGGTGTGACTGGTTAGCTCCATTCTGTTCATTTCCGAGTACATCCTTTCTCATGTTTATACTTCCTTTACTTAGAGTCCATCAGAGTTTTCTGAACACTCTCCAAACGCCATGACCTTAACTCTATCCTTGCGTACTGTCCAAGAACATTCTAGATACAAGTTTTATGTTGGATTAGAACATTCCAGGGCCCGGACTGAACCCCATGTCCATGTCACGTGGCCTCATCTGACCCCCCATCATCATTGTCTGCTGTGGGGGGCCACCCATGCcctgcagtgacatcatcatgttaGGTGAGCCGCCAGGGCCTGGGTGGGCCATTTGTCTTGCCTGCATCATCCCTCCCGGACCCCCAGGGGACATCATCCGATGCTGGGGGCCCATCATGCCTTGGCCCATGAATCCCGGTGGCCGCATTGAGTTGTGGCCAGGGTTGCCCATTGGCATGTCTTGGGGGCCCATTCCCCCACCAGGGCCCCCTGGCATCCCCCCCATCCCCTGCATGGACATCCCCATCCGTGGCGGACCATCGCCCATCATGCCCTGCATGGGAAAGCCAGAGGGGTGTGGTGGTTTTACCCCAGGGTTGTCTCCCCCACCTCGGGGAAAGTAAGACAGAGTCTGGCTGGGCTTCTCTGAAGGGATAATCCTGGACAGGTCAAACTCAGGAATGCCAGAAGCTCCCGGCCTCATCACCTCATGAAGGTCTGCATCACTGAATCCACCTTGCATGTTGTTGAACTCTGGTCCTCCAGGGGTATTGGGCTTGCACATACCCCCATCACCCCCTCCCCCATGAGGCATGTTTCCCATCCGCCCTCCCATAGgccctccctctccctggaAGCCCATGGGATGGCCAGGGAAACCTTGGGGACCAGGACCGTTGTGCGGGGAGAAAGGGCCTTGCTGGGAAGGGGACTGGGTGAGGGGGTATGCCTGGCCTCGATGAGGGTAACCCATGCGTCCCTGGGGCATCATTTGAGGGTTTCCCATACCAGGATCTTGGGGATTTGGTGGTATCATCATGCCATGAGGCATCATGCCTGGGCCCATGTTGGGAGCATTTGGAGAGGGCATCTGTGGGGGCATGCCATGGGAGAGTGGCTGGGATCCCATTGGATTCATACCCAGAGGGCTGAGGGCAGACATGGGTCCAGAGTTTCCAGGTCCCATCATACGTGGATTGCCTTGATGATTCATTGCCATACCTGGAAtgtgcaaaacacaaagaagtgattacattttcagtaCAAGCTCTTGTGAGGCAGATCAAAGGATCACAATTAAAAATATGGACCAAGGTGGACGTAattgaaatgacaaattatacagcaaaattaaatattaatgtgatTTAAGTTCATGTAACTTACCATTATTGTTCACTGATGGCAGGTTCGGGGAGCGAGCCGGGGGCGAGTCGTCATCAGAGCTGGCAACAGTCTTTATGGCATCATGGTAGAGTGGGGTAGAGCTTGGCATTGCAAACTTGGACATGCGTGACATCATGATGGAGAGAGGGTTCTGGGATAAAGTTGGCTCAGGGGGTATGGTGTACGGACTGCCAGACGGGACATTGCCTGGGAGGGACATGGAGCCAGATGGAGCCCCTGATGAAGGAGGGGCTGAGGGAGGCCCGTTACCACCTAAAGGATGACatgatgaggagaagaagacatgACAAAGACATGATTTAACTTAACAGTTTTCATTCTTTGGCAGATTGTTCTAATCAATGATAATACTAGCAATAAGGTGTGCAGTAAGATTTAAATAATGTGGCCACAAGAGGGAGCCACTGGACCATTACCCACCAAACCCCACCCCTCATACAGATGTGTTAACTTGAATGAGTTATGTACTTGATTGCCTGCCCATCTATTTATTTCAGTCTTCAGTTTTTAATACGATTTCTGATTTCAAAGTACTAAAAGGGGCTAAAGTCAGAGTGTCTCAATCAGATACTTTAGATTTGATATTAAAAATTACTATGTAATTGAAAAAACTTTCAATactaaaacatttacaaataaatcacattaaatgGATGCACTGATGGTTTCAAGGAGCAGAGACATATGCATacatgaacacagagaaaaaagattGTTGTACCTGGCTCCATGCCCCCCATCATGTTTGGTGAGGTGATACTGAGGGGAGGCTTGCCACCCTGAGGTGGTACTCCAGGACTCTGCATGGGTGGTTTTGGTGAGGAAGCCCATCCTGGGGAGGGGTTAGGAAGAGAAGGAGACCTCATATGAACCGGAGAGGCACCAGCTGATCCCATCATGGAGTGGGGGGACTTCATTGGTGCtgaagctggaggagctggaggagcactGGGGCCTGTGGGACCAGTGAGCATGCCAGCCAGCTGGGACGGTGTCTGGGGGGATTTCAGGTTTCCAGAGGGAGAGCCCATCATGGGGGACTGCACTTGCCTTAAAGGAGGGGACTTAAGTGGGTTGACACTGGGAGAgttccctcctcctgcctggaCATTCAGATCTGCTGGCTTTCGGCTCCTCTGACCTTGTGAGGGGCCACCAGAAGTGGGGAGGTGGTTAATACGACCATTACCTCCTGTAGGTGTAGATCTGTGTTCTGGACCAAAGGCTTGTTCTCCATGTGGACCCCTCATTCCTCCAGGGCCCCCCGGGAAGGGCCGCCCAGGCCCCATAGGAAAGTCTCCTGGCTGTGTCTGCTCAGGGAAGGGCGGCCCCTGCATGGGCCTGCCTTGAGGACCCATGCTCTCCATCGGAggtcccccacctcctctcatTCTCATCATCTCATCAGGACTCATGGTCATGCCCGGGTCTCGTAGTTTGGAAGGGTGCATGTGAGGTCCTGGCCCAGGTCCAGGCCCCATGCCAAACTCAGGCCCCATTTCCCTGCCCCCCATTCCCTGGAGCCTAGAGGATGGACTCATAGGACTATCACcaggcattctgggaaatataCCCATGCCATTACCAGGTTCCATTCCACCTCTTTGGTGCCCCATCATCCTTTGCATGTCCATCATCATACCAGGGGGCAGGCCCTTCTCACCCCCCATACCTGGGTGGAACATAGCTTCTTGGACTGACTGAGGATTTGGGAAACGCTCACCACGACCCCCTGGACCAGCAAACattcctccaggtcctccaggGAAGCCTCGTGCATCTCCCATACGGGGAGGCATGTCATCAGGCCAGCCCATTCCAGGCCTTGGGGGTCCCTCCATTTCCGGATTCATCATCCCAGAGAAGCCAGGCATCCTCTGCATATGTGGGGGCATTCCCCTGGGGCCTGGGCCCATGGCCATGCGCTCCTGGTAGTGCTCTGGTGGGCCACCTGGTCCTCCCCACATTTCTCCTGGGCCCATCTGATAAGGAGGTGGGGGCCCACGCATCATGCCACGTGGACCATGCGGGTGCATCATCATGTCTGGAGGAAGTGGCCGGTGTTGCATTtcttgtttcttcctcttctcttcatAAAACTCCTGCTGTAGCTTCAACCAAGCTACCTGTTCTGGGGTCATCTGATCTCCATCTCCACAACCCACTGGCCCCCCCATGTGTGCACCCATTTCATCCTGTGGAAATGGGGGCATTTCTCTGGGACCATGGGGTGGGCCAAAGGGTGGACCTTGTGGACGTGGTCCTCCTGGCCCACCTGGCGGACCAAGGCTCTGAGACTGTGCCATCATAGCCTGTAAGGGGCCCTGCTCAGCCCTGCGGGGTGCACCATCAGGACCTCCATCATGGGGTCCACCATGGGACTGTGGGGGCCCAGGTGGTGGGGCATCACGGTCATCAGGGAAAAGCATGCGCTGAATATCTCGCAAGGTCTGCAGAGAGCGCTGGCGATGCTCCAACTGTTCTTGGGACAGACCCTCTGTGTTAGCCTCCATGTTCAATAGCTCCTgggccagctgctgctgttgttgctgctgctggggtGTCAGACCCACTCCACCAGAGCCTCCACCCTGCCCTCCTTCCCCTGCTGTTGGAGGGTTGAGGCCTGCCTCAGGTTGGGTGACAGGGGCCTGGTCAACTGGGGTGGTCGTGTTACTGGGGCTACTGCCAGGAAGATTTTTGGATTCCATGCTTGCAGAGGATGACCCTTCCTGTGGAAGAACACCAGACTGGTTCCCTTGGTTTGAAGGCTGGGGTGGGGCTGGCTCTGCCATGCCAGGTAAGGACGGTTTGGATCCAGGCTGGTGACTCTGATCTTGGGCATGGGAAGGGGGTTGCTGGGGAGGCTTGGAGTCATTTCGGAGAGCACTTGCTGCATTGTTCTTgaacagagagggacagaaataGGATGAAGTCATAACACTGTCATGcaacatgtttgtgtatgaaagcatatgtgtgtgattaaaaaaagagagagactgtgtcTTTACCAGGAGGTGAGCTTTGTCCTTGCTGTTGGAGATGTTTTTCATGTGGAAGGCAATGATGTTTTCTGTATGGCCAGTTAGAACTGCATCAGCTGCCCTGAGGACAAGaaggcagacagtcagatatCAGTCATCAGAcacaataaatgtgtgtgtgtgtgtgtgtgtgtgtgtgtgtgtgtgtgtgtgtgtgtgtgtgtgtgtgtgtgtgtgtgagtgagtgagtgagtgagtgagtgagtgtattTGAGAGCCGGTGAGACGGATGAATGAGTACTAGATGGAACCATGAAGGTAATACCAAGGTCAACAGAGTAAGTAAActattgcacacacacacacacacacacacacacacacacacacacacaccttccacCAAGCGTCCACATCTTTGATCTCTAATTCCCAACAGAGTGTTAATCTAAGACAAGCTCCCACACATGCAGATATACACAATGGATTTAGGCTATAACCGGAAAAGTTGGGGAAAGGAAGACAAGGGGTGGGAAGCAAGCATCTTAGTGCcatacaaacaaaaagctgcaaCAAACATCAAAGACAGCAACAACCACTGATGACAAGGGCATAGAGATTTACTTCAGGCAGTTGACATTGTTAGTAATTCCATTTAATTATGAACTGCAATTCCACAAAAGGTTTCACAGTGGGTGTATGTTTTTgctcatgtaaaaaaaagaggtaAGTATTGAGATGATGATTTAATTAACCTCTctaaacacataaatattaaaaacatgtagGAGATGAGCTCCAAGTGTAAACATTAATCAGTAAGTCACAACAAAATCAACACCAAATGAATGCAGTAACTTTATAAACAAGTATATaccaaaaaaagtgaattaaattATGGCTAAGGAGGAAAATTTGAGaatgaaaaaactatgaaagatACCAGTCACAACAGATAAAAATAGTAACGCTCAGCTTCCTTACTTGTTGGCCATCTCTGTGGTGAAGACATAAACAAGTTTTGAGCCTGGTTTCTGACCAGGTGGAGGTTCTGTTGTGGAGCCCTGGCCTCCCAGTGTATTGTGGGAGGGTGTGGAGGAGCGACTGAGTCCGGCATTGGAGGTagaatgtgtgactgtgtcctgGGGCTTCACGTCAGTGGAGTTGCAGTCT is part of the Acanthopagrus latus isolate v.2019 chromosome 9, fAcaLat1.1, whole genome shotgun sequence genome and encodes:
- the bcl9 gene encoding B-cell CLL/lymphoma 9 protein codes for the protein MLEVQEERPAAAGTAATHFNKKERGKKEREEAKDGRGNLSNIGNPVPGSRNVRAKAPLSHTGSPHQLITPPCSVVLGAPSMHSNRLKNSPSTNTQSPKPKTEAMVRSPPVMSPSTATQMDSKMPNQGKPGSTGSQSQPSPCDPKTLGAKGAQNVAGGMGLKNGQGLTSGSSSKVKVKRERSTSVESFEQPESGTPTSEEKDSSRVKRMCVAERRQPYSGADWCSGGESDEDDKGFFNCNSTDVKPQDTVTHSTSNAGLSRSSTPSHNTLGGQGSTTEPPPGQKPGSKLVYVFTTEMANKAADAVLTGHTENIIAFHMKNISNSKDKAHLLNNAASALRNDSKPPQQPPSHAQDQSHQPGSKPSLPGMAEPAPPQPSNQGNQSGVLPQEGSSSASMESKNLPGSSPSNTTTPVDQAPVTQPEAGLNPPTAGEGGQGGGSGGVGLTPQQQQQQQQLAQELLNMEANTEGLSQEQLEHRQRSLQTLRDIQRMLFPDDRDAPPPGPPQSHGGPHDGGPDGAPRRAEQGPLQAMMAQSQSLGPPGGPGGPRPQGPPFGPPHGPREMPPFPQDEMGAHMGGPVGCGDGDQMTPEQVAWLKLQQEFYEEKRKKQEMQHRPLPPDMMMHPHGPRGMMRGPPPPYQMGPGEMWGGPGGPPEHYQERMAMGPGPRGMPPHMQRMPGFSGMMNPEMEGPPRPGMGWPDDMPPRMGDARGFPGGPGGMFAGPGGRGERFPNPQSVQEAMFHPGMGGEKGLPPGMMMDMQRMMGHQRGGMEPGNGMGIFPRMPGDSPMSPSSRLQGMGGREMGPEFGMGPGPGPGPHMHPSKLRDPGMTMSPDEMMRMRGGGGPPMESMGPQGRPMQGPPFPEQTQPGDFPMGPGRPFPGGPGGMRGPHGEQAFGPEHRSTPTGGNGRINHLPTSGGPSQGQRSRKPADLNVQAGGGNSPSVNPLKSPPLRQVQSPMMGSPSGNLKSPQTPSQLAGMLTGPTGPSAPPAPPASAPMKSPHSMMGSAGASPVHMRSPSLPNPSPGWASSPKPPMQSPGVPPQGGKPPLSITSPNMMGGMEPGGNGPPSAPPSSGAPSGSMSLPGNVPSGSPYTIPPEPTLSQNPLSIMMSRMSKFAMPSSTPLYHDAIKTVASSDDDSPPARSPNLPSVNNNGMAMNHQGNPRMMGPGNSGPMSALSPLGMNPMGSQPLSHGMPPQMPSPNAPNMGPGMMPHGMMIPPNPQDPGMGNPQMMPQGRMGYPHRGQAYPLTQSPSQQGPFSPHNGPGPQGFPGHPMGFQGEGGPMGGRMGNMPHGGGGDGGMCKPNTPGGPEFNNMQGGFSDADLHEVMRPGASGIPEFDLSRIIPSEKPSQTLSYFPRGGGDNPGVKPPHPSGFPMQGMMGDGPPRMGMSMQGMGGMPGGPGGGMGPQDMPMGNPGHNSMRPPGFMGQGMMGPQHRMMSPGGPGGMMQARQMAHPGPGGSPNMMMSLQGMGGPPQQTMMMGGQMRPRDMDMGFSPGPGMF